A genomic window from Flavobacterium azooxidireducens includes:
- a CDS encoding DUF2683 family protein, with protein MTTITLNINEKTEKGKALLAFLKAFYEEKEVVHIVEEPKSPYNKEFVAKIEKARKEIIDGKTTIIEADSIWEGIE; from the coding sequence ATGACAACTATAACCTTAAACATCAACGAAAAAACAGAAAAAGGAAAAGCTTTATTGGCTTTTTTGAAAGCTTTTTATGAAGAAAAAGAAGTTGTTCATATCGTTGAAGAACCCAAAAGCCCTTATAATAAAGAATTTGTTGCTAAAATTGAAAAAGCAAGAAAGGAAATTATTGATGGAAAAACAACAATAATCGAAGCTGACTCTATATGGGAAGGTATAGAATAG
- the der gene encoding ribosome biogenesis GTPase Der, whose translation MSTIVAIVGRPNVGKSTLFNRLIKRREAIVDSVSGVTRDRNYGKSEWNGKEFSVIDTGGYIKGSDDIFEAEIRKQVELAIDEADVIMFVVDVEEGITPMDDEVAKLLRKITKPVIVVVNKVDNAMREKDAYEFYNLGLGEFITISSTSGSGTGELLDELINVFPNKPEPTQEEIELPRFAVVGRPNAGKSSFINALIGVDRYIVTDVAGTTRDSIDTKYDRFGFEFNLVDTAGIRRKAKVKEDLEFYSVMRSVRAIEHSDVCILMIDATRGFEGQDQSIFWLAAKNRKGIIILVNKWDLVEKDTMSTRDYENKIKKELEPFTDVTILFVSALTKQRLLKALEETVKVYENRKQRISTSKFNDYMLKLIETYPPPALKGKYVKIKYCMQLPTPTPQFVFFANLPQYVKEAYKRFLENKIRENWDFSGVPIDIYIREK comes from the coding sequence ATGAGTACTATTGTTGCCATTGTCGGAAGACCAAACGTAGGGAAATCAACACTTTTTAATCGTTTAATCAAACGAAGAGAAGCCATTGTTGATTCCGTGAGTGGTGTTACCCGCGACCGAAATTATGGAAAGAGTGAATGGAACGGAAAAGAATTTTCGGTTATCGATACCGGTGGTTATATCAAAGGATCCGATGATATTTTTGAAGCAGAAATCCGCAAACAAGTAGAATTAGCCATCGACGAAGCTGATGTAATTATGTTTGTTGTAGATGTAGAAGAAGGCATTACACCAATGGATGATGAAGTGGCAAAATTACTTCGTAAAATTACCAAACCCGTTATTGTTGTTGTCAATAAAGTAGATAATGCTATGCGTGAAAAAGATGCATACGAATTCTACAACCTTGGTTTAGGGGAATTCATCACCATTTCCAGCACATCCGGAAGTGGAACAGGAGAGTTATTAGACGAATTAATCAACGTTTTTCCAAACAAACCCGAACCAACACAAGAAGAAATCGAATTACCTCGTTTTGCTGTTGTAGGTCGTCCAAATGCCGGAAAATCAAGTTTTATCAATGCATTAATTGGTGTTGACCGATACATTGTAACCGATGTTGCCGGAACAACCCGCGATTCCATCGATACAAAATATGACCGTTTTGGTTTCGAATTCAACTTAGTCGATACCGCCGGAATTCGCAGAAAAGCAAAAGTAAAAGAAGATTTGGAATTCTATTCTGTGATGCGTTCTGTGCGTGCCATCGAGCATTCCGATGTTTGTATTTTAATGATCGATGCCACCCGTGGTTTTGAAGGTCAAGACCAAAGTATCTTCTGGTTAGCCGCCAAAAACAGAAAAGGAATCATCATTTTGGTTAACAAGTGGGATTTAGTCGAAAAAGACACGATGTCCACTCGCGACTATGAAAATAAAATCAAAAAAGAATTAGAACCTTTTACAGATGTAACTATATTATTCGTTTCTGCTTTAACGAAACAACGTTTGCTAAAAGCTTTAGAAGAAACCGTAAAAGTGTACGAAAACAGAAAACAACGCATTTCGACTTCTAAATTCAACGATTATATGTTGAAATTAATCGAAACCTATCCGCCACCCGCTTTAAAAGGAAAATATGTTAAGATTAAATATTGTATGCAATTGCCAACACCAACACCACAGTTTGTGTTTTTTGCCAATTTGCCACAATATGTCAAAGAAGCGTACAAACGTTTCTTAGAAAACAAAATTCGTGAAAACTGGGATTTTTCAGGAGTTCCGATTGATATTTACATTAGAGAAAAATAA
- a CDS encoding Txe/YoeB family addiction module toxin, with the protein MGRYRIEITENAKKDFLKHKKSGNKAVLNKIDKIYKELKEHPYTGTGKPEPLKHEFQGLWSRRINQKDRLIYEVKEDIVTVYVLSAMGHYDDK; encoded by the coding sequence ATGGGAAGGTATAGAATAGAAATTACAGAAAATGCAAAAAAAGATTTTCTAAAACACAAAAAATCCGGCAACAAAGCAGTTCTTAATAAAATTGATAAAATATACAAGGAATTAAAAGAACATCCATACACCGGCACTGGTAAACCTGAACCTTTAAAACACGAATTTCAAGGTCTTTGGTCGAGAAGAATTAATCAAAAAGATCGATTAATTTATGAAGTTAAAGAAGATATCGTAACCGTTTATGTTCTTTCTGCTATGGGACATTATGATGACAAATAA